In one window of Fibrobacter sp. UBA4297 DNA:
- a CDS encoding dimethylsulfonioproprionate lyase family protein: MKNVIHNLIEESQKFLFKRAKIDDKIGLEAANFAVRDIPKPVRKFEKSDSPLIRYIGEAIKHGNPETADLLKALEPALPYLPWKYNYEPRPDMPDLADQMGWGEILGPEAPYHDEHFCFGFTLLGKNTFYPSHLHPATELYVILSGHAIWTLDGISKVRGPGEFVLHPSNHIHSMQTEHEPMLALYTWSGKDVKTLSKYV; this comes from the coding sequence ATGAAAAACGTTATCCACAATCTAATTGAAGAATCTCAAAAGTTCCTTTTCAAGAGAGCCAAAATAGACGACAAAATCGGGCTCGAAGCCGCCAATTTCGCAGTACGAGACATTCCAAAGCCTGTACGTAAATTTGAAAAAAGCGATTCGCCGCTAATCCGCTACATTGGAGAAGCCATCAAGCACGGGAACCCCGAAACCGCAGATTTGCTAAAAGCTTTGGAACCCGCCCTCCCCTATTTGCCGTGGAAATACAATTACGAGCCGCGCCCCGACATGCCTGATTTGGCCGATCAAATGGGATGGGGAGAAATTCTCGGTCCAGAAGCGCCCTATCACGACGAGCATTTTTGTTTCGGTTTTACGCTCCTAGGCAAAAACACCTTTTACCCCTCCCACTTGCACCCTGCCACAGAACTGTACGTCATTTTGTCCGGACACGCCATCTGGACATTGGACGGAATTTCAAAAGTACGCGGTCCTGGAGAGTTTGTACTGCACCCATCCAACCACATACACTCCATGCAAACCGAACACGAACCTATGCTCGCGCTCTACACGTGGAGCGGTAAAGACGTCAAAACGCTTTCAAAATATGTGTAA
- a CDS encoding DUF6803 family protein — protein MYSTHYMDLLMQNSPWNLILFMAIPVILAETIAITELFLLKSPNAHPTLSKVNRTAGILAGVAFVGIIIYFIPNVIIPLASAGEFRTWIDVVAIFSYILAGIPMILLALLNLKLLFRKVVEQKRTTYAILLLAAFLVLSHIAMIFGMVDPGIAGYKPKAKAVSEVQPPAHHMDSMHEGHHHHH, from the coding sequence ATGTACTCTACTCACTATATGGATCTGCTGATGCAGAATTCTCCCTGGAACCTGATTCTCTTCATGGCAATCCCCGTCATTCTCGCAGAGACCATCGCCATCACGGAATTGTTCCTGCTCAAATCGCCAAATGCGCACCCGACACTCTCCAAAGTGAATCGCACCGCGGGGATTCTTGCAGGGGTCGCATTCGTTGGAATCATAATCTATTTCATTCCAAACGTCATTATACCGCTCGCATCGGCAGGAGAATTCAGAACATGGATTGATGTCGTCGCAATATTCTCTTACATCCTTGCGGGCATTCCGATGATATTGCTTGCACTTTTGAACTTGAAACTTTTATTCCGCAAAGTTGTTGAGCAGAAAAGAACGACATACGCTATTCTTCTACTCGCCGCATTTCTCGTGCTTTCTCACATTGCCATGATCTTCGGGATGGTTGACCCGGGAATTGCAGGCTACAAGCCCAAGGCGAAGGCAGTTTCCGAGGTTCAACCCCCTGCACACCACATGGATTCAATGCACGAAGGTCACCACCATCACCATTGA
- the bioB gene encoding biotin synthase BioB, with the protein MTITDYLTKDWDESKTLTREECLQILNFPDNQLDLLIEAAFKLRTKYKGNRVNIQLLTNVRSGNCTQNCAYCAQSRDSEAPIEKYKSVSDDKLYGDNNLVDEFHLSRHCIGLSGMGFTDKEIEELAERIAHMKKSGTHICCSIGFLTEHQARILKAAGLDRINHNLNTSRRFYPEICSTHTYERRIQNIRMLQSIGFEICCGGIIGMGESKEDVVDMLFDLVAINPESVPINFLLPVKGTRLANRDISGLTFEYGIKILCLARLLLPKSDIRCAAGREVYFKGHEKELFKVADSIFASGYLTEGGQSLEATFRQIENAGFTWAVESKDE; encoded by the coding sequence ATGACAATTACAGATTATTTGACGAAAGATTGGGACGAAAGCAAAACCCTTACCCGCGAAGAATGTTTGCAAATTTTAAATTTTCCAGACAACCAGCTAGATTTGTTAATCGAAGCCGCATTTAAGTTGCGCACTAAATACAAAGGCAACCGTGTCAACATTCAGCTTTTGACAAATGTCCGTAGCGGCAACTGCACTCAAAATTGCGCCTATTGCGCCCAATCTCGCGATTCCGAAGCACCCATTGAAAAATACAAAAGTGTTTCGGACGACAAGCTCTACGGCGACAATAATCTTGTTGATGAATTTCACCTGTCTCGGCACTGCATCGGGCTTTCGGGCATGGGTTTTACAGACAAAGAAATTGAAGAACTCGCCGAACGCATTGCGCACATGAAGAAATCGGGCACGCACATTTGCTGTTCCATCGGATTCTTGACAGAACACCAAGCCCGCATTTTAAAGGCGGCGGGCCTTGACCGCATCAATCACAACCTGAATACGAGCCGCCGTTTTTACCCCGAAATTTGCAGCACCCACACATACGAGCGACGCATCCAAAACATTCGCATGTTGCAGAGCATCGGCTTTGAAATTTGCTGCGGCGGCATCATTGGCATGGGCGAATCAAAAGAAGACGTGGTCGATATGCTTTTTGACTTGGTCGCCATCAATCCAGAATCCGTCCCCATAAACTTTTTGTTGCCGGTCAAAGGCACACGCCTCGCCAACCGCGACATTTCCGGGCTCACATTCGAATACGGCATCAAAATTCTTTGCCTTGCCCGCCTGTTGCTCCCGAAATCGGACATCCGTTGCGCCGCCGGCCGCGAAGTCTATTTCAAAGGACACGAAAAAGAACTCTTCAAAGTCGCCGATTCCATTTTCGCTTCGGGTTACCTCACCGAAGGCGGTCAAAGTCTGGAAGCTACATTCCGCCAAATCGAAAACGCAGGCTTCACATGGGCTGTAGAAAGCAAAGACGAATAA
- a CDS encoding LysE family translocator: MSLEIALSFLLYAFVSGITPGPANLCSLSVAMGSGKSVAIKQWYGLFTGYTIVSLASVFIVYFISSAFENFIRVFAFVGAIYIAYLAISLLIQAFKPLEEIRNSRTTGSFRTGLFVQLTNVKIMVFCLTAITTYILPYHHDFSHLLLFGILLPLTGPICNLAWLFAGVLLQGLFKKHHRIFYTLMGLSLLYCAIGIVK, encoded by the coding sequence GTGTCACTAGAAATCGCACTTTCTTTTTTGCTTTATGCATTCGTCTCGGGAATTACACCGGGACCAGCGAACCTCTGTTCACTCTCAGTAGCGATGGGCAGCGGGAAAAGCGTCGCGATAAAGCAATGGTACGGACTTTTCACCGGATACACAATCGTCTCGCTAGCATCTGTTTTTATAGTTTATTTTATCAGTAGTGCATTTGAAAATTTCATCCGGGTATTTGCTTTCGTCGGAGCAATTTACATTGCATATTTGGCAATCAGCCTTTTAATTCAAGCGTTCAAGCCACTCGAAGAAATCCGCAACAGCCGCACAACCGGTAGTTTCCGCACAGGTCTTTTCGTGCAACTCACGAACGTTAAAATCATGGTGTTCTGCCTCACGGCAATCACAACCTACATCCTCCCCTACCACCATGATTTTTCGCACTTGCTGCTGTTCGGCATACTATTGCCGCTTACAGGCCCCATCTGCAATTTGGCGTGGCTTTTCGCAGGCGTTTTACTGCAAGGGCTTTTCAAAAAGCACCACAGAATTTTCTACACGCTCATGGGACTCTCGCTACTGTATTGCGCCATCGGGATTGTGAAGTGA
- a CDS encoding O-acetylhomoserine aminocarboxypropyltransferase/cysteine synthase family protein, which yields MDFNTTLLHHNFESERSTGSTLTPIYQVSAFSQESAEKLEAVFNNRAPGFAYTRIGNPTTDSFERRIASLEKGIGAVACSSGMAAVTLSLLNILQSGDEVIASTALFGGTIDLFHDLEAFGIKTRYVTEVTAESVRSQLSDKTKAVFTELIGNPKLNVVDIQSVADVAHEAGVPLIVDSTTATPYLVRPFDFGADIVVHSSSKYINGNGSAISGIIVDSGKFKWDYAKYKGLEEYKRFGKFAYLAKLRNGIWRNVGCCLAPATAFLNSLGLETLGLRMERLCSNALQLAEFLQSFEGIKVNYPALKGNSYYDLVQKQFNGKGGAIISIDAGTKEKAFKLINSLKYATIATNIGDLRTLVIHPESTIFTHSSKQQKENAGVFEGSIRISVGIEDIADLKEDFEQAIKQIS from the coding sequence ATGGATTTTAATACTACTTTATTGCATCATAATTTTGAAAGTGAACGAAGTACCGGCTCTACGCTTACCCCTATTTATCAAGTCAGTGCATTTTCGCAAGAATCCGCAGAGAAACTCGAAGCTGTTTTTAACAATAGGGCTCCGGGTTTTGCATATACGCGTATCGGAAACCCCACGACAGATTCTTTCGAAAGGCGCATTGCATCTCTTGAAAAGGGCATCGGCGCGGTCGCATGCTCTTCGGGCATGGCAGCAGTAACGCTTTCGCTTTTGAACATTTTGCAGTCCGGCGACGAAGTTATTGCAAGTACGGCATTGTTTGGCGGCACGATTGACTTGTTCCACGATTTGGAAGCATTCGGCATTAAAACCCGTTACGTCACAGAAGTTACTGCTGAGAGCGTTCGTTCGCAATTGAGCGATAAGACCAAGGCTGTTTTTACAGAACTTATCGGCAACCCAAAACTCAATGTCGTTGATATTCAAAGCGTTGCAGATGTCGCACACGAAGCAGGCGTCCCGCTGATTGTCGACAGCACGACGGCAACTCCTTACCTTGTCCGTCCTTTTGATTTTGGCGCCGACATCGTTGTCCATTCCTCTTCAAAATACATCAACGGAAACGGAAGCGCCATCAGCGGCATCATCGTCGATAGCGGAAAATTCAAGTGGGATTACGCTAAATACAAAGGTTTGGAAGAATACAAACGCTTTGGCAAGTTTGCGTACCTCGCTAAGCTCCGCAATGGCATTTGGCGTAACGTCGGATGTTGTCTCGCGCCAGCAACCGCATTTCTCAACTCACTCGGGCTTGAAACTCTCGGGCTCCGCATGGAGCGATTGTGTAGCAACGCCTTGCAACTCGCTGAATTTTTGCAAAGTTTCGAAGGAATCAAAGTTAACTATCCCGCATTAAAAGGCAATAGCTATTACGATCTTGTACAAAAGCAGTTTAACGGCAAGGGCGGAGCCATAATTTCCATTGATGCAGGCACAAAAGAAAAAGCATTCAAGCTCATCAACAGCTTGAAATACGCTACAATCGCCACGAACATTGGAGACTTGCGCACGCTCGTCATCCACCCGGAAAGCACGATTTTCACGCACAGTTCCAAGCAACAGAAGGAAAACGCTGGTGTATTTGAAGGCTCCATCCGCATTAGCGTAGGTATTGAAGATATTGCCGACCTCAAGGAAGATTTCGAACAAGCTATAAAGCAAATTTCGTAG
- a CDS encoding sulfurtransferase TusA family protein — MSEEIKIDETVDVTDVKCPTTFVKAKVAIEELDEGQILAIRLNDGEPVQNVPRSLKEEGHEILKLNDNQDGTYTLFVKKVGD, encoded by the coding sequence ATGTCAGAAGAAATTAAAATAGACGAAACCGTTGACGTCACCGACGTCAAATGCCCCACTACATTTGTCAAGGCTAAAGTCGCTATCGAAGAACTTGACGAAGGTCAGATTCTCGCCATCCGCCTGAACGACGGCGAACCGGTGCAGAATGTGCCGCGCAGCCTCAAGGAAGAAGGCCACGAAATTCTCAAGCTCAACGACAATCAGGATGGAACATACACGCTCTTTGTGAAAAAAGTCGGGGACTAA
- the thiS gene encoding sulfur carrier protein ThiS, with protein sequence MFITVAGNKKEVKDGFTVAELIEQEKVETPQYVTVSVNDEFVENDNFATTALKDGDNVEFLYFMGGGQ encoded by the coding sequence ATGTTTATTACTGTTGCAGGAAACAAGAAAGAAGTTAAAGACGGATTCACCGTTGCAGAACTCATTGAACAAGAAAAGGTGGAAACGCCGCAATACGTGACCGTTTCCGTGAACGATGAATTTGTCGAAAACGACAATTTCGCAACGACCGCTCTCAAGGACGGCGACAACGTCGAATTCCTCTACTTCATGGGAGGTGGTCAGTAA
- the thiF gene encoding thiazole biosynthesis adenylyltransferase ThiF, producing the protein MAFTNEQLERYSRHIILKEVGAKGQKKLLNAKVLVIGAGGLGAPVAMYLAAAGVGTIGIADADVVDLSNLQRQIIHATKDVGKPKVQSAKETMEAMNPDVKVITYHTFVTSENIMDLIKDYDFIIDGTDNFPAKFLINDACVMAKKPFSHAGIIRFQGQLMTYVPGQGPCYRCVFKEPPPKDAVPTCKQAGVIGAMGGVIGSLQAMEAVKYILGVGNLLTGYLLTYNALTMEFRKIKLPTKTDDCAVCGTHPTIDHLIDYEQAVCEMKH; encoded by the coding sequence ATGGCTTTTACTAACGAACAACTCGAACGCTATTCTCGCCACATCATCCTCAAGGAAGTGGGTGCAAAGGGCCAGAAGAAGCTTTTGAACGCCAAGGTGCTCGTCATCGGTGCTGGTGGCCTCGGAGCTCCTGTTGCGATGTACCTTGCCGCCGCAGGCGTTGGCACCATTGGCATTGCCGATGCAGACGTCGTTGACCTTTCCAATTTGCAGCGCCAGATTATCCACGCCACAAAGGATGTGGGCAAGCCCAAGGTGCAGTCCGCCAAGGAAACGATGGAAGCGATGAACCCGGATGTGAAGGTGATTACGTACCACACCTTCGTCACCAGCGAAAACATCATGGACCTCATCAAGGATTACGATTTCATCATCGATGGAACCGACAACTTCCCGGCAAAGTTCCTCATCAACGACGCTTGCGTCATGGCCAAGAAGCCGTTCTCTCACGCGGGCATTATCCGCTTCCAGGGGCAGCTCATGACGTACGTTCCGGGCCAGGGCCCATGCTACCGTTGCGTTTTCAAGGAACCCCCTCCGAAAGACGCCGTGCCGACTTGCAAGCAGGCTGGCGTGATCGGCGCTATGGGCGGCGTTATCGGAAGCCTCCAGGCGATGGAAGCAGTCAAGTACATTCTCGGTGTCGGCAATTTGCTCACGGGTTACTTGCTCACCTATAATGCACTCACGATGGAATTCCGCAAGATCAAGCTCCCGACCAAAACGGACGATTGCGCAGTTTGCGGCACCCACCCGACGATTGACCATCTGATCGACTACGAGCAAGCCGTCTGCGAGATGAAACACTAA
- a CDS encoding M67 family metallopeptidase has translation MITISKDDYQKILEHAEKNLPEEACGLIAGKIEGNDKHIEKVYLLTNIDHSNEHFSLDPKEHLAAIKDMRQNGLSPLGNWHSHPESPSRPSQEDKRLAFDCKASYLILSLMDRENPVLNSFHIEGDNAMNEGLVIG, from the coding sequence ATGATTACAATTTCAAAAGATGATTATCAAAAAATTCTGGAGCATGCGGAGAAGAACCTCCCCGAAGAGGCTTGCGGGCTGATAGCCGGGAAAATTGAGGGGAACGACAAACATATTGAAAAGGTTTACCTGCTCACGAACATAGACCATTCCAATGAGCACTTTTCGCTTGACCCCAAGGAACACTTAGCCGCCATCAAGGATATGCGCCAAAACGGCCTATCCCCGCTTGGTAACTGGCATTCTCATCCCGAGTCCCCGTCGCGCCCGTCGCAAGAAGACAAGCGCCTCGCTTTCGACTGCAAGGCTAGCTACTTGATTCTTTCGCTGATGGATCGTGAAAATCCGGTGCTCAATTCGTTCCATATTGAAGGCGACAACGCCATGAACGAAGGCTTGGTAATCGGGTAA
- a CDS encoding M67 family metallopeptidase: MMAKYSKNIYEQMTLAAKKAYPNECCGILVGKKSERGDIEVTEIRKAENQFQGQKAVHFKIDPLYLYHLEQELDPRGLEIVGIYHSHPDCPAILSKEDEEYMVPDLEYVIMSVQNGEVVDVKSYKKAMPPLNSNN; encoded by the coding sequence ATGATGGCCAAATATAGTAAAAACATTTATGAACAAATGACTCTAGCCGCAAAAAAAGCGTATCCGAACGAATGTTGCGGCATTTTAGTGGGTAAAAAGTCCGAAAGGGGCGATATCGAAGTCACCGAAATTCGCAAAGCCGAGAACCAGTTTCAAGGGCAAAAAGCAGTCCACTTCAAAATAGACCCGCTATATCTTTACCACTTGGAACAAGAACTTGATCCGCGCGGTCTTGAAATTGTCGGCATTTACCATTCACACCCCGACTGCCCCGCCATTCTCTCCAAAGAAGACGAAGAGTACATGGTTCCTGACCTCGAATACGTCATCATGTCCGTACAAAACGGCGAAGTCGTGGATGTGAAAAGCTACAAGAAGGCGATGCCGCCCCTCAATAGCAATAACTAA
- the thiF gene encoding thiazole biosynthesis adenylyltransferase ThiF, producing MRIYISATLRNFFGKNAQVSVPENTVRKALANLISTYPEGEKVLFDENNKVRKFIQIYINNKKLTVETLWDTSLPDDSEILLLPAIAGGAPIEEPQSAPVKSLVSDERRKAVSFDDSEIERFGKHLMLKDIGVKGQKRIKAAKVVVAGAGALGSPVIQYLAAAGVGTIKAIDFDEVSLENLQSQVLYGTRDLKRPKVASARDKVKAINKSIVFEAVKEQLDASNIEAEIEGYDLVIDCTDNFKARYLINDACALHGIPLVFGAIYQFEGQVGIFNLDGGPCLRCQYPSPPPAGLIPSCAEGGAISPLPGIIGSILANEALKLILGIGEHLNGKILHVDSLYLSSRIFKVERDCHCPICGNNPTITNVEDIDYEDLCGLKTTNETPVEGFTPEELAKRIENGDDMAIVDVREPHERAILRFPNAIVIPIGQLVRRQKELDPNKDTIFICKQGKRSELAINTLREAGYTGPLYNLKGGIDAMKDIMFSHEGAWL from the coding sequence GTGAGAATATATATATCAGCAACCCTTAGGAATTTCTTCGGGAAAAACGCGCAAGTCAGCGTTCCCGAAAACACGGTTAGAAAGGCTCTCGCCAATTTAATAAGTACTTACCCAGAAGGAGAAAAAGTCCTTTTTGACGAAAACAACAAAGTCCGTAAATTTATTCAAATCTACATCAACAACAAAAAATTGACTGTAGAGACTCTTTGGGACACCTCACTTCCTGACGATTCCGAAATTCTGCTTTTGCCCGCGATTGCAGGCGGCGCACCGATAGAGGAACCGCAAAGTGCACCCGTCAAAAGTTTAGTTTCGGACGAAAGACGCAAAGCAGTTTCGTTTGACGACAGCGAAATTGAACGTTTCGGCAAGCATTTAATGCTCAAAGATATCGGCGTCAAGGGTCAAAAACGCATCAAGGCCGCAAAAGTCGTTGTCGCAGGTGCAGGCGCACTCGGCTCTCCGGTGATCCAGTATCTCGCCGCCGCAGGCGTGGGCACCATCAAGGCCATCGACTTTGACGAAGTCTCGCTCGAAAATTTGCAGAGCCAGGTGCTATACGGCACCCGTGACTTAAAGCGTCCGAAAGTAGCCTCTGCAAGGGACAAAGTAAAAGCCATCAACAAGAGCATCGTCTTCGAAGCCGTCAAGGAACAGCTCGACGCATCGAACATTGAAGCCGAAATTGAAGGATACGATTTAGTCATCGATTGCACTGACAATTTCAAGGCCCGCTACCTGATCAACGACGCTTGCGCTCTGCACGGCATTCCGCTTGTATTCGGTGCGATTTACCAGTTCGAAGGCCAAGTCGGCATTTTCAACTTGGATGGCGGTCCTTGCTTGCGTTGCCAATACCCGTCCCCTCCGCCGGCAGGGCTCATCCCCTCCTGCGCAGAAGGCGGCGCCATCAGCCCGCTCCCGGGAATCATCGGCAGCATCCTGGCAAACGAAGCGCTCAAGCTCATCTTGGGAATCGGTGAACACCTGAACGGCAAAATTCTCCACGTGGATAGTTTGTACTTATCTTCGAGAATTTTCAAGGTCGAACGCGATTGCCATTGCCCGATTTGCGGTAACAATCCGACAATCACAAACGTCGAAGATATCGACTACGAAGACCTTTGCGGATTGAAGACCACAAACGAAACTCCAGTGGAAGGCTTCACGCCCGAAGAACTCGCCAAGCGCATTGAAAACGGCGACGACATGGCCATCGTGGATGTACGCGAACCACACGAACGTGCCATTTTGCGATTCCCGAACGCCATCGTGATTCCTATCGGACAGCTCGTTCGCAGACAAAAGGAACTCGATCCAAATAAAGATACGATTTTCATTTGTAAACAAGGCAAGCGTAGCGAACTTGCCATCAACACCTTGCGCGAAGCGGGTTACACCGGTCCTTTGTACAACCTAAAAGGCGGTATCGACGCGATGAAAGATATCATGTTCTCACACGAAGGCGCTTGGTTATAA
- a CDS encoding family 2A encapsulin nanocompartment shell protein, protein MANEVEKNTGINALGAKAAYNLANVTKTKPQFGALTPKWLTKFLEFKGLETGLFRVNKVVEGQTPLDVLCSATKKSDIIPEGYVEYETEPREYKLNSISTIINVNTAIEDVYSSPYDQVQEQLGLAIESLRERQESQLINNDDYGLLKNVADSQRIQPLRADGRPTPDDLDELISKVWKEPSFFLAHPRAIAAFERECTRRGVPPVVVDIAGGKFLTWRGIPLVPTDKLLVDGVKNPKSKGGKTNILLIRTGEAKRGVIGLFQAGLKNEHSRGLSVRFRGIDNKGVASYLLSLYCSAAILADDAIAVLEDVEVGEYYDYE, encoded by the coding sequence ATGGCAAATGAAGTAGAAAAGAACACGGGCATTAATGCCCTCGGCGCCAAGGCCGCTTACAACCTGGCGAACGTCACCAAGACCAAGCCGCAATTTGGCGCGCTCACGCCCAAGTGGCTCACCAAGTTCCTTGAATTCAAGGGTCTCGAAACCGGTCTTTTCCGCGTGAACAAGGTCGTCGAAGGCCAAACCCCACTCGACGTTCTCTGCAGCGCAACCAAGAAGTCCGATATCATCCCGGAAGGCTACGTCGAATACGAAACCGAACCGCGCGAATACAAGCTCAACTCCATCTCCACGATCATCAACGTCAACACCGCTATCGAAGACGTTTACAGCTCCCCGTACGACCAGGTTCAGGAACAGCTCGGCCTCGCCATCGAATCTCTCCGCGAACGTCAGGAAAGCCAGCTCATCAACAACGATGATTACGGCCTGCTGAAGAACGTGGCCGATTCCCAGCGCATCCAGCCGCTCCGTGCCGATGGCCGCCCGACTCCGGACGATCTCGATGAACTCATTTCGAAGGTTTGGAAGGAACCGTCCTTCTTCCTCGCCCACCCGCGTGCTATTGCAGCTTTCGAACGCGAATGCACCCGCCGTGGCGTGCCGCCTGTCGTTGTTGATATCGCCGGTGGCAAGTTCCTCACCTGGCGCGGCATTCCTCTCGTCCCGACCGACAAGCTCCTCGTGGATGGCGTGAAGAACCCAAAGTCCAAGGGCGGAAAGACCAACATTCTCCTCATCCGTACTGGCGAAGCCAAGCGCGGCGTTATCGGCCTCTTCCAGGCAGGTCTCAAGAACGAACACTCCCGTGGCCTCTCCGTGCGTTTCCGCGGTATCGACAACAAGGGCGTTGCATCTTACCTCTTGTCTCTGTACTGCTCTGCCGCAATTCTCGCAGACGACGCTATCGCCGTGTTAGAAGATGTCGAGGTTGGCGAATACTATGATTACGAATAA
- a CDS encoding SufS family cysteine desulfurase produces MITNNPDTRSLEELAGVPNAAELEQLANAYFPDLTDSAYAATPAAPEAQNASTAQGVSAAQGVAAISQTPAFDWEHPFATYGDQPTSSAPFAYGGSSTDTWLNTVEAPAVPESQFASQLSDVPTAPAPAQGYSPKVVSKTQAAQNARPIDAPTSLGGDSVNKAGNANSGANSRNDSIRIGSKTLAQIRSDFPILSKQVNGHPLVWLDNGATTQRPQVVIDRLKYYYENENSNVHRGAHTLAAASTDAYENARNIVRDFIGAPSSQEVVFVRGTTEAINLVANAYVKPTLQPGDEIIVSILEHHANIVPWQLVAEETGAIIKVIPCDSTGQLKLHDYEALFTKRTKFVSVTHVSNVLGTVTPIEELIAIAHRHGVRILIDGAQSIAHIPVNVAALDADFFVFSGHKVFAPTGIGVVYGKKELLEAARPYHGGGNMIADVTFERTIYNGIPNKFEAGTGSIADAVGLGAALQYLSEIGMPCVFRWEHELLQYGLKELKTVKGLHLVGTALNKASALAFKLDGYSDEEVGKRLDAYGVAVRTGHHCAQPVLRHFGYESTVRPTLALYNSPDDIDALVRALKTFA; encoded by the coding sequence ATGATTACGAATAATCCAGATACTAGATCGCTGGAAGAACTCGCCGGAGTTCCCAATGCGGCTGAACTGGAGCAATTGGCAAATGCGTATTTCCCGGATTTGACGGATAGCGCATACGCAGCAACCCCCGCCGCTCCCGAAGCTCAGAACGCTTCTACTGCACAGGGTGTAAGCGCCGCACAAGGTGTCGCTGCCATTAGCCAGACTCCAGCCTTCGACTGGGAACATCCGTTTGCGACCTATGGCGACCAGCCGACATCCTCGGCTCCGTTTGCCTATGGCGGAAGTTCTACAGACACCTGGCTCAATACGGTTGAAGCCCCTGCGGTTCCTGAATCGCAGTTCGCATCGCAGCTGAGCGACGTTCCGACAGCCCCCGCACCGGCTCAGGGTTACTCCCCGAAGGTCGTGTCCAAGACGCAAGCCGCACAGAATGCACGCCCAATCGACGCTCCGACATCTCTCGGTGGCGATTCCGTGAACAAGGCCGGCAACGCTAACAGCGGTGCCAATTCTCGTAACGATTCCATCCGCATCGGTTCCAAGACGCTTGCGCAAATTCGCAGCGATTTCCCGATTCTTTCGAAACAGGTAAATGGGCATCCGCTCGTTTGGCTCGATAACGGTGCTACGACGCAGCGCCCGCAGGTGGTGATTGATCGCCTCAAGTACTACTACGAAAACGAAAACTCCAACGTTCACCGTGGCGCTCACACGCTTGCGGCCGCATCGACAGACGCCTACGAAAATGCACGCAACATCGTTCGTGACTTTATCGGAGCCCCGTCTTCTCAGGAAGTTGTTTTCGTTCGCGGTACGACCGAAGCCATTAACTTGGTTGCAAATGCCTACGTGAAGCCGACGCTCCAGCCGGGTGATGAAATCATCGTCTCCATCTTGGAACACCACGCCAACATCGTGCCGTGGCAGCTCGTCGCCGAAGAAACGGGCGCCATCATCAAGGTGATTCCGTGCGATTCTACCGGCCAGCTCAAGTTGCACGATTACGAGGCGCTATTCACGAAGCGCACCAAGTTCGTTTCCGTGACGCACGTCTCGAACGTGCTCGGCACTGTGACCCCGATTGAAGAACTCATTGCCATTGCTCATAGACACGGCGTGAGAATCCTCATTGACGGCGCTCAGTCCATTGCTCACATCCCGGTAAACGTTGCAGCCCTCGACGCAGACTTCTTCGTGTTCTCTGGACACAAGGTGTTCGCCCCAACCGGTATCGGCGTTGTCTATGGCAAGAAGGAATTGCTTGAAGCAGCAAGACCTTACCATGGCGGCGGCAACATGATTGCGGATGTAACATTTGAACGCACAATTTACAACGGGATTCCGAACAAGTTCGAAGCTGGTACCGGAAGCATCGCCGACGCTGTTGGCCTCGGTGCCGCTCTCCAGTACCTCTCCGAAATCGGGATGCCTTGCGTATTCCGCTGGGAACATGAACTGTTGCAGTACGGCCTCAAGGAATTGAAGACTGTCAAGGGTCTCCACCTTGTGGGAACCGCACTCAACAAGGCATCTGCACTTGCCTTCAAGCTCGACGGTTATTCCGACGAAGAAGTGGGCAAGAGACTCGACGCATACGGCGTTGCCGTTCGCACCGGGCATCACTGCGCTCAGCCAGTTCTCCGCCATTTCGGCTACGAAAGTACCGTGCGACCCACTCTCGCATTGTACAACTCACCGGATGACATTGACGCACTCGTGAGAGCGTTGAAGACATTCGCGTAG